Proteins from a genomic interval of Candidatus Nitrosocosmicus arcticus:
- a CDS encoding adenosylcobalamin-dependent ribonucleoside-diphosphate reductase — MAETDLHDSKNKTIVHIKKRNSTIVDFEQSKISNAIYKALVAAGKPDHKLAELLASKLVNKIIKNGYLESIHKDHVLSVEDVQDMVESILIEEGLAETAKAYILYRHERRKLREMKMKILNKKDLDEVDKTLDVNSLRVLSSRYLLRDNNGEIVEGPKQLFERVAILVAISDIIHDSRVYDFHDNHTQTLSEAELYYKKLDDFDSKLKIGSYYFNKYHFEALIRSYIDEAKLGRMKVSFKDLLRLIAEGKMSNYVNKITEYYNLMVSNEFLPNTPTLMNAGARLGQLSACFVLDMPDDMYSIMKSSTDAAMIFKSGGGVGINYSDLRPEGDIVASTSGVASGPTSFMQIIDSITDVVKQGGKRRGANMGILESWHPDIEKFITMKTKPGMYENFNVSVGIWSDFWESLVNKEDHKYSLKNPRTKANVKNIDSHQLMELIALSAWKSAEPGVIFFDNINKYNPLIGAKGGPLRATNPCGEQSLYPCESCNLGSINLSKFVKRKADGMYEFDWPKYEQSIRTATRFLDNIIDVNKYPVEEIDINTKLTRRIGLGIMGIADLLFMLQIPYDSKEGYEFMGKLAETLSYFSMDESVVISKYRGAFPLFDQTDYKNGNIPLSGYHEIPKDSHYYDWDSLIEKIKNYGIRNSWTTTIAPTGTLSMISDVSNGVEPVFALVFEKRVTVGRFFYTNKIFENMMKEHGLYTDEILIKIANNYGSVRGINEIPEWMQKLFVTAIDIHWTDHVMAQAVWQKWISNAIAKTINMPGDVTVEDVKCAYLLAHEFGLKGVTIYRDGSRNEQVLHITGNDREKRFQVKPSMYLHDYILANIHEPYVLDQVNPIFKDYESSDQNTIVTNTIDNQLEPNGFESDTVSINAKPDLYTHSRTENNKEACPVCKNYLIITEGCNMCIECGFSSCGSG, encoded by the coding sequence ATGGCTGAAACTGATCTTCATGATTCAAAAAATAAAACCATTGTACATATAAAAAAAAGAAATAGTACAATAGTGGATTTTGAGCAATCAAAAATATCGAATGCAATTTACAAGGCATTGGTTGCAGCTGGTAAACCCGATCATAAATTGGCTGAATTACTTGCATCAAAATTGGTAAATAAAATTATTAAAAATGGATACTTGGAGTCCATTCATAAAGATCATGTTTTGAGCGTCGAAGATGTTCAAGATATGGTTGAATCAATTTTAATTGAAGAAGGTTTGGCTGAGACCGCGAAGGCTTACATCCTATATCGTCATGAAAGACGAAAATTAAGGGAAATGAAAATGAAGATCTTAAATAAAAAAGATCTTGATGAAGTGGATAAAACCCTGGATGTCAATTCCCTGCGTGTTTTGTCTTCAAGATATTTATTGAGGGATAATAATGGTGAAATTGTCGAAGGTCCCAAGCAATTATTTGAACGAGTCGCAATATTGGTTGCTATATCGGATATTATTCATGACTCTCGAGTATATGATTTTCATGATAATCATACACAGACTTTATCTGAAGCAGAATTATATTATAAGAAATTAGATGATTTCGATAGCAAGTTAAAAATTGGAAGTTATTATTTTAATAAATATCATTTTGAAGCATTAATCAGATCATATATTGATGAGGCAAAACTGGGAAGAATGAAGGTAAGTTTTAAAGACCTTTTACGATTGATTGCGGAAGGAAAAATGAGCAATTATGTCAACAAAATAACGGAATATTATAATTTGATGGTTTCTAATGAGTTTCTTCCTAATACTCCAACTCTTATGAACGCTGGTGCCAGGTTGGGGCAACTATCTGCCTGTTTTGTTCTTGATATGCCTGATGATATGTATTCTATAATGAAATCATCCACTGATGCAGCAATGATTTTTAAATCTGGAGGAGGTGTGGGAATAAATTATTCTGATTTAAGACCTGAAGGGGATATAGTCGCATCTACTAGTGGCGTCGCATCAGGACCAACTTCTTTTATGCAAATTATCGATTCCATTACAGACGTAGTTAAACAAGGTGGAAAAAGGCGTGGTGCAAATATGGGTATTTTGGAATCTTGGCATCCTGATATTGAAAAATTCATTACAATGAAAACTAAACCCGGGATGTATGAAAATTTTAATGTAAGTGTAGGAATCTGGTCGGATTTTTGGGAATCATTAGTAAATAAAGAGGATCATAAATATTCTTTGAAAAATCCCCGAACCAAGGCTAATGTGAAAAATATTGATTCTCATCAATTAATGGAGCTAATAGCTTTGAGTGCATGGAAGAGCGCTGAACCTGGTGTCATATTTTTTGATAATATAAATAAATACAATCCTCTTATCGGTGCCAAAGGAGGACCACTTAGAGCAACTAATCCATGTGGTGAACAGTCCTTGTATCCATGCGAGTCATGTAATCTCGGATCCATTAATTTATCTAAATTTGTAAAACGAAAAGCAGATGGAATGTATGAATTTGATTGGCCCAAATATGAACAATCCATCAGAACTGCTACACGATTTTTGGATAATATTATTGACGTTAATAAATATCCTGTAGAGGAAATTGATATCAATACAAAACTAACCAGGCGAATAGGGTTGGGGATTATGGGTATAGCTGACTTGTTGTTTATGCTACAGATCCCCTATGATTCAAAGGAAGGATATGAATTTATGGGTAAACTGGCTGAAACTTTGTCATATTTTAGTATGGATGAAAGTGTCGTCATTTCCAAATATCGAGGGGCTTTCCCGTTGTTTGATCAGACTGACTATAAAAATGGCAATATCCCGCTGTCGGGTTATCATGAGATCCCTAAGGATTCACATTATTATGATTGGGACTCTTTAATAGAAAAAATTAAAAATTATGGAATCAGAAATTCATGGACTACTACTATCGCACCTACTGGTACCCTATCAATGATTTCGGATGTATCTAATGGTGTTGAACCTGTTTTTGCCTTGGTGTTTGAAAAACGTGTTACTGTTGGTAGGTTCTTTTATACAAATAAGATTTTTGAGAATATGATGAAAGAACATGGATTATATACTGATGAAATTTTGATAAAAATTGCAAATAATTATGGATCCGTACGTGGCATAAATGAAATACCTGAATGGATGCAAAAGCTATTTGTTACAGCCATAGATATTCACTGGACCGATCATGTTATGGCTCAAGCTGTGTGGCAAAAATGGATTAGTAATGCGATTGCAAAAACAATCAATATGCCTGGAGATGTTACAGTTGAAGATGTAAAGTGTGCATATCTACTTGCCCATGAATTCGGATTAAAAGGGGTGACTATCTATAGAGATGGCTCTAGGAATGAACAAGTTTTACACATTACTGGTAATGATCGTGAAAAAAGATTCCAGGTTAAACCAAGTATGTATTTGCATGATTATATTTTAGCAAACATACATGAACCTTATGTTCTTGATCAGGTAAATCCAATTTTTAAGGATTATGAATCAAGTGATCAAAATACAATTGTAACTAATACAATCGATAACCAACTAGAACCTAATGGTTTTGAATCCGATACCGTATCAATTAATGCTAAACCTGACCTGTATACTCATTCTAGAACAGAGAACAATAAAGAAGCGTGCCCAGTTTGTAAGAATTACTTAATTATTACAGAAGGCTGTAACATGTGCATTGAATGTGGGTTTAGTAGCTGTGGCTCAGGATAA
- the pyrB gene encoding aspartate carbamoyltransferase: MIKNRFFNRNIVSIRDFNIDDFTYLFDITDKIQTLKSRERGEIAKGLILGYIFYEYSTRTRLSFESAMSSIGGRSLGISDVDSSSIMKGESYADTIKTISLYSDVILIRHPSDGSSRYACEISEKPVINGGSGSEEHPTQAMLDIYTIFKEKKRIDGLSIGIIGDLKYGRTVYSLIYALSDYKVEIHLVSPSILKVRSESIYDISNKVKMYQHIELSDDLLEKLDVIYVTRIQRERFPDLQEYKKIQGLYTIDENILKKSKPDVSILHPLPRVDEISPSIDSTVNALYFKQAAYGKELRAALLSALLHEEPF, from the coding sequence ATGATTAAAAATAGATTTTTTAATCGCAATATAGTGTCCATTCGTGATTTCAATATAGATGATTTTACTTATCTCTTTGATATTACTGATAAAATACAAACATTGAAATCTAGAGAGCGTGGGGAAATCGCAAAAGGCTTAATTCTTGGGTATATTTTTTATGAGTATAGTACTCGAACCCGGTTAAGTTTCGAATCTGCTATGTCCTCTATTGGGGGCAGATCTTTGGGAATATCTGATGTAGATTCTTCATCTATCATGAAAGGAGAAAGTTATGCTGATACCATTAAGACCATCTCATTATACTCAGATGTTATTTTGATACGTCATCCTTCTGATGGTTCGAGTAGATATGCTTGTGAAATATCCGAAAAACCTGTGATAAATGGAGGTAGTGGTAGCGAAGAACATCCCACTCAAGCTATGTTGGACATTTATACCATATTCAAAGAAAAAAAAAGAATTGATGGTCTATCTATTGGAATAATAGGAGATCTAAAGTATGGCCGTACAGTTTATTCTCTAATCTATGCACTATCTGATTATAAAGTCGAAATTCATCTTGTTTCTCCATCTATACTAAAAGTTCGAAGCGAATCGATATACGATATCTCAAATAAGGTAAAAATGTATCAACATATTGAATTATCTGATGACTTGTTAGAAAAATTAGACGTGATCTATGTAACACGTATTCAAAGAGAACGATTTCCGGATCTTCAAGAATATAAAAAAATTCAAGGATTGTATACTATTGATGAAAATATCTTGAAGAAGTCAAAACCTGATGTTTCTATTTTGCATCCATTACCTAGAGTAGATGAAATATCTCCATCAATTGATAGTACTGTAAATGCTCTTTATTTTAAGCAAGCTGCTTATGGAAAAGAGTTAAGGGCAGCTTTATTATCCGCGTTACTGCATGAAGAACCTTTCTGA
- the cutA gene encoding divalent-cation tolerance protein CutA, protein MYTNKYNLTLSIKGMQMQDERSSCNGMILISTFSDEQSLIDLSKTLVVEKKLCACVNYTKINSLYVWESELKQEEEIIAFFKTTSSCIQTLKAEILTHHPYKVPEIVIIKMDDVSSEYLSWIINNTHKNNPDL, encoded by the coding sequence TTGTATACCAATAAATACAATCTAACTTTATCAATTAAAGGAATGCAAATGCAAGATGAACGGTCTAGTTGTAATGGTATGATTCTGATATCTACCTTCTCTGATGAGCAATCTTTAATCGATCTATCTAAAACACTAGTAGTGGAGAAGAAATTATGTGCATGTGTAAATTATACAAAAATAAATTCTTTGTATGTTTGGGAATCTGAATTAAAGCAAGAAGAAGAAATTATCGCTTTTTTTAAAACCACTTCGAGTTGTATCCAAACATTGAAGGCTGAAATTTTAACACATCATCCATATAAGGTACCGGAAATTGTCATCATTAAGATGGATGATGTCTCATCAGAATATCTTTCATGGATTATTAATAATACACACAAGAATAATCCTGATCTCTAA
- a CDS encoding pelota family protein — MKFTKLKDSENRIVLTLEEPDDLFSLRRVIDIGDSIIADTTRVIKQDNEYARPDRGERIKIRIILRIEKISFDDAIDRLKISGVIITSNNENIPKGLHHSINVRINDTIILEKSNWNENYIKILSKSALEFKYLFISIDSQETAIAKLTGTNLKITPNIHSGKSGKRYVTDQRNEASNKIYFENIRTALDIYLEEQGIKIIIFGPGETKRRLLNYLREKNESHQNKDFVIADSIETAGEDGIYVFLRSEALKDLMSSSKIAMVSTILDRVMQQISNGERKYAMGIKETKYAHSLNAIDSLVYSDRVFSEIKEDEFIKLLNDMEYNNVKIFATDSTTDIGLRVSSLGGIIALLRYQIS; from the coding sequence ATGAAATTTACTAAATTAAAGGATTCAGAAAATAGAATAGTCTTAACCTTAGAAGAACCAGATGATCTTTTTAGTCTAAGAAGAGTAATAGATATCGGAGACAGTATTATTGCCGATACTACTAGAGTAATCAAGCAGGATAATGAATACGCTAGACCAGATAGAGGGGAAAGAATCAAAATCAGGATAATTTTAAGAATAGAAAAAATTAGTTTTGATGATGCAATAGACAGATTGAAGATATCAGGAGTAATAATTACTTCAAACAATGAAAACATACCTAAGGGTTTGCACCATTCTATTAACGTAAGAATCAATGATACGATCATCTTAGAAAAATCAAATTGGAATGAAAACTATATAAAAATACTATCAAAGTCGGCTCTTGAATTTAAATATTTATTTATCTCAATAGACTCGCAAGAGACAGCTATTGCAAAATTAACTGGAACAAATTTGAAAATAACTCCTAACATACATTCCGGAAAGAGTGGTAAAAGATACGTTACTGATCAAAGAAATGAGGCAAGCAATAAAATCTATTTTGAGAACATAAGAACTGCCTTAGATATTTATTTGGAAGAACAAGGAATCAAAATAATAATATTTGGTCCCGGAGAGACAAAGAGAAGACTCCTTAACTACCTAAGGGAAAAAAATGAATCCCATCAAAACAAAGATTTTGTAATAGCGGACAGTATTGAAACGGCTGGTGAAGACGGGATTTATGTATTTTTAAGATCAGAAGCCCTGAAGGATCTCATGTCCAGTAGCAAAATTGCTATGGTTTCTACGATTCTGGATAGAGTGATGCAACAAATAAGCAACGGAGAAAGAAAATATGCAATGGGAATAAAAGAGACAAAATACGCTCATTCATTAAATGCCATTGATTCGCTGGTTTATTCTGATAGGGTTTTTTCAGAGATAAAAGAAGATGAGTTCATAAAACTGTTAAATGATATGGAATATAATAACGTAAAAATTTTTGCGACTGATTCAACTACCGATATTGGGTTAAGGGTGTCATCACTAGGTGGAATAATTGCACTATTACGGTACCAAATAAGTTGA
- a CDS encoding TrmB family transcriptional regulator: protein MEISDKAKKSMESLGLTNYEIRVYTSLLFASSNTASEISKKSGVPYSKIYDVLNSLYVRGWIYSDNQRPQNFFPKSPSNAVEAMMIEMENNLRSNKNVIINELMPIYEKTGLKEKPDIWVVSGLYNIAIKVTEIIRSTKEELLIAIPKIPENVVKSIQPVLRELAEKGVKIIILASDETNSDTVKAMSRVAEVRLKNDMFGGGVIGDSRHVLILLGEGKNDPTTTSSYDTIAIWAEHTGLASFAKDYFQYLWQDAKK, encoded by the coding sequence ATGGAAATTAGCGACAAGGCCAAGAAATCTATGGAAAGCCTTGGATTAACAAATTACGAAATTCGAGTATATACGTCGTTGTTGTTTGCCAGTTCAAATACCGCATCAGAAATTAGTAAGAAATCAGGAGTACCATACTCAAAAATCTATGATGTTTTAAATAGTCTATATGTAAGAGGATGGATATATTCGGATAACCAAAGACCACAGAATTTTTTTCCTAAATCGCCATCAAATGCAGTGGAAGCCATGATGATAGAAATGGAGAACAATCTGAGGAGTAATAAAAATGTCATTATCAATGAATTAATGCCAATATATGAAAAAACTGGATTAAAAGAAAAACCAGATATCTGGGTGGTAAGTGGATTATACAACATAGCAATAAAAGTAACCGAAATAATTCGATCAACAAAAGAAGAGCTCTTAATAGCCATCCCCAAAATTCCAGAGAATGTTGTAAAATCGATTCAGCCAGTACTCCGAGAACTCGCCGAAAAAGGAGTAAAAATTATTATTTTAGCATCCGATGAAACTAACAGTGATACCGTAAAAGCAATGTCTAGAGTAGCTGAAGTAAGACTCAAGAATGATATGTTTGGTGGGGGAGTCATAGGAGATTCCAGACATGTATTAATTCTGCTTGGAGAAGGAAAAAACGATCCAACAACTACCTCCAGCTATGACACTATAGCCATATGGGCAGAGCATACCGGCTTAGCTAGTTTTGCTAAAGACTATTTTCAATATTTGTGGCAAGATGCAAAAAAATAG